From uncultured Roseateles sp., the proteins below share one genomic window:
- a CDS encoding LytTR family DNA-binding domain-containing protein: MAQTPLRVLIVDDEPMARLRLRGLLEDCKEPICEVVAEAGSASQAQHWLSTHACDLVLLDVQMPGPDGMALADAMRQRPNAPAVVFVTAHAEHALRAFELDAIDYLTKPVRRERLAAALARVAQRQAERAAAESQRQTPAEAAEAGVIVINDRGRLVRVPVGEVLYFKAELKYLTLRTATQSFVMDGALSDLEQRLGERFLRVHRNALVAKWAVRELERHAPTEASDVDPGEGAEGWAVRIVGIDEWLAVSRRQVAAVRQALVDQGG, from the coding sequence ATGGCCCAAACACCGTTGCGCGTGCTGATTGTTGACGACGAGCCGATGGCACGGCTGCGCCTGCGCGGCCTGCTGGAAGACTGCAAGGAGCCGATCTGCGAGGTGGTGGCCGAGGCCGGCTCGGCCTCGCAGGCCCAGCACTGGCTCAGCACCCATGCCTGCGACCTGGTGCTGCTGGATGTGCAGATGCCCGGCCCCGACGGCATGGCCCTGGCCGATGCGATGCGCCAGCGCCCGAATGCGCCGGCGGTGGTCTTCGTCACCGCCCATGCCGAACATGCCTTGCGGGCCTTCGAGCTCGACGCGATCGACTACCTGACCAAGCCGGTGCGCCGCGAGCGCCTGGCCGCCGCCCTGGCCCGCGTGGCCCAGCGCCAGGCCGAACGGGCCGCCGCCGAGTCACAGCGCCAGACCCCGGCCGAGGCCGCCGAGGCCGGCGTGATCGTCATCAACGACCGCGGCCGCCTGGTGCGCGTGCCGGTCGGTGAGGTGCTGTACTTCAAGGCCGAACTCAAATACCTGACCCTGCGCACGGCCACACAGAGCTTTGTCATGGATGGCGCGCTGTCCGACCTGGAGCAGCGCCTGGGCGAACGCTTCCTGCGCGTGCACCGCAACGCACTGGTCGCCAAATGGGCGGTGCGCGAGCTGGAGCGCCACGCGCCCACCGAGGCCAGCGACGTCGATCCCGGCGAGGGGGCCGAGGGCTGGGCGGTGCGCATCGTCGGCATCGATGAATGGCTGGCGGTGTCGCGCCGCCAGGTGGCCGCCGTGCGGCAGGCGCTGGTGGACCAGGGCGGATGA
- a CDS encoding histidine kinase, producing MPDSRPPPDTEPQGLPPLFDPKRVFDVCHVGVVLRSLLATQAALALGMGLAAANPGQWALLTASGTVVSLTALLLWLISVCALQRLLARLGRAWQWLALMGLGALSAASGWQLLMLVSPESDNLFRRSMVMLTGAAMAASLFYWLRQRERMQRPAHATARLVELQSRIRPHFLFNTLNTAIALVRVDPHRAEEVLEDLAEVFRVALMEGGEAVSLEQEIELARRYLAIEQIRFGERLRVRWELDPAANQARVPPLLLQPLVENAVRHGVEPNEGGGDVLVRTTLRGGEVDLSIVNTVSGLASTPGHGMALRNVRERLRLMHDVTARFEARREGDEFRVHLVIPR from the coding sequence ATGCCCGATAGCCGTCCTCCGCCCGATACCGAGCCGCAGGGCCTGCCGCCGCTGTTCGACCCCAAGCGGGTCTTCGACGTCTGCCATGTCGGCGTGGTTCTGCGCTCGCTGCTCGCCACCCAGGCGGCGCTGGCGCTGGGCATGGGGCTGGCGGCGGCCAATCCGGGCCAATGGGCACTGCTGACGGCCAGCGGCACGGTGGTCTCGCTGACCGCCCTGCTGCTGTGGCTGATCAGCGTCTGCGCGCTGCAGCGTCTGCTGGCCCGCCTGGGCCGGGCCTGGCAATGGCTGGCGCTGATGGGCCTGGGGGCGCTGAGCGCGGCCTCTGGCTGGCAGCTGCTGATGCTGGTCAGCCCCGAGTCCGACAATCTGTTCCGCCGGAGCATGGTCATGCTGACCGGCGCGGCCATGGCCGCCAGCCTGTTCTACTGGCTGCGCCAGCGCGAACGGATGCAGCGACCGGCCCATGCCACGGCCCGGCTGGTCGAGCTGCAGTCGCGCATACGCCCGCACTTCCTGTTCAACACGCTGAACACCGCGATCGCCCTGGTGCGTGTCGATCCGCACCGCGCCGAGGAGGTGCTGGAGGATCTGGCCGAGGTCTTCCGCGTCGCCCTGATGGAGGGCGGCGAGGCGGTCTCGCTGGAGCAGGAGATCGAGCTGGCGCGGCGCTATCTGGCGATCGAGCAGATACGCTTCGGCGAGCGCCTGCGCGTGCGCTGGGAGCTTGACCCCGCCGCCAACCAGGCCCGCGTGCCGCCGCTGCTGCTGCAGCCCCTGGTCGAGAACGCGGTGCGCCATGGCGTCGAGCCCAACGAGGGCGGCGGCGATGTGCTGGTGCGCACCACCTTGCGCGGCGGCGAGGTCGACCTGAGCATTGTCAACACGGTGTCAGGCCTTGCCTCCACGCCCGGCCACGGCATGGCCCTGCGCAATGTGCGCGAACGGCTGCGCCTGATGCATGATGTGACCGCGCGTTTCGAGGCCCGCCGCGAGGGCGACGAATTCCGCGTGCACCTGGTCATTCCCCGCTGA
- a CDS encoding nitrate/sulfonate/bicarbonate ABC transporter ATP-binding protein: MTTPLVELRGVHKSFRSADGSARTVLDRVDFSLREGEIVALLGQSGSGKSTLLRIMAGLIGVDAGDVLYRGRPLFGPAQGISMVFQSFALFPWLTVQQNVELGLEARGVPADERSRRADAAIALIGLSGFEGALPRELSGGMRQRVGIARALVTEPEILLMDEAFSALDVLTGERLRNDILALWGGGQMPTKAILVVSHNIEEAVLMADRVLVFASDPGRVRAELPITLPRPRDADSLEVRALIDEVYALMTASAEPPSTGAAHPAHAHLTDRLPSADVGRMEGLLTLLLEAPFNGSADLPQLAEEAELSDEDLLPLADALNRLGLAQLSHGDLIISSLGRRYVGDDKNLRQQLFGQQLLAHVPLVAYIRHSLEQEPSGELKQEPFLRLLHDSMSPDEAQRVLRVAIEWARYGEVFEYDFHTGLLELPDGDMDEP, from the coding sequence ATGACGACTCCGTTGGTAGAACTCAGAGGCGTGCACAAGTCGTTCCGCTCGGCGGACGGCAGCGCGCGCACGGTGCTGGATCGGGTGGATTTCAGTCTCCGCGAGGGCGAGATCGTGGCCCTGCTGGGACAGTCGGGCTCGGGCAAATCGACACTGCTGCGCATCATGGCCGGGCTGATCGGCGTGGATGCCGGCGATGTGCTGTACCGCGGCCGGCCGTTGTTCGGACCGGCCCAGGGCATCAGCATGGTGTTCCAGTCCTTTGCCCTGTTTCCGTGGCTGACGGTGCAGCAGAACGTCGAGCTCGGCCTGGAGGCACGCGGCGTGCCCGCCGACGAGCGCAGCCGGCGTGCCGACGCGGCGATTGCGCTGATCGGCCTGTCGGGCTTCGAAGGGGCCCTGCCGCGCGAACTGTCGGGCGGCATGCGCCAGCGGGTGGGCATTGCGCGGGCGCTGGTCACCGAGCCCGAGATCCTGTTGATGGATGAGGCTTTCTCGGCGCTGGACGTGCTGACCGGCGAGCGCCTGCGCAACGACATCCTGGCGCTGTGGGGCGGGGGGCAGATGCCCACCAAGGCGATCCTGGTGGTGTCGCACAACATCGAGGAAGCGGTGCTGATGGCCGACCGCGTGCTGGTGTTCGCCAGCGACCCGGGGCGGGTGCGCGCCGAGCTGCCCATCACGCTGCCGCGGCCGCGCGACGCCGACAGCCTCGAGGTGCGGGCGCTGATCGACGAGGTCTACGCGCTGATGACGGCCAGCGCCGAACCGCCGAGCACGGGCGCCGCACATCCGGCCCATGCGCATCTGACCGACCGGCTGCCCAGCGCCGATGTGGGCCGCATGGAAGGCCTGCTGACCCTGCTGCTCGAAGCGCCTTTCAACGGCTCGGCCGACCTGCCCCAGCTGGCCGAGGAAGCCGAGCTCAGCGACGAGGACCTGCTGCCGCTGGCCGATGCACTGAACCGGCTGGGCCTGGCCCAGCTCAGCCATGGCGACCTGATCATCAGCTCTCTGGGCCGCCGCTATGTGGGCGACGACAAGAACCTGCGCCAGCAGCTGTTCGGCCAGCAGTTGCTGGCCCATGTGCCGCTGGTGGCCTATATCCGCCACAGCCTGGAGCAGGAGCCCAGCGGGGAGCTCAAGCAGGAGCCCTTCCTGCGCCTGCTGCACGACAGCATGTCGCCCGACGAGGCGCAGCGGGTGCTGCGCGTGGCCATCGAATGGGCGCGCTATGGCGAGGTGTTCGAGTACGACTTCCATACCGGCCTGCTGGAGCTGCCGGACGGCGATATGGACGAGCCCTGA
- a CDS encoding ABC transporter permease subunit has translation MQTKPFYPLQVVAASTNRWDWALLPLVLVLLGLLAFGASQMAQPYEVGEPIALTLDPRYLPYYLLRTTLRMALAMMASLVFACAFAALAAKYRAAERVLVPLLDILQSIPILGFLSITVAGFIALFPGSLLGVECAAIFAIFTSQAWNMAFSLYQSMRTVPAELSEAAQVFQLSGWQRFWRLELPFAMPSLLWNMMMSMSGGWFFVVASEAISVSNQDIKLPGIGSYIAMAIEARDLHAVGWAIGGMLVGILLYDQLFFRPLLAWADKFRFEDSAGDTAQSSWLLTWLRRTERVQRLVLLPARALQASFGLFRRRFDGTSVRARPAPAKPLWSRVWDAVLAAAVMFAVWRLLIFVHAEVGWREVGHVFLLGLYTLARVLVLIALASLVWVPVGVWIGLNPRWSGRLQALAQFLAAFPANLMFPVAVFGIVHWKLDPDIWLSPLMVLGTQWYLLFNVIAGASTIPTELRLAAQNLGLKGWLKWRRYLLPAVFPSFVTGAITASGGSWNASIVAEYVSWGNTSLQAQGLGSYIARMTASGDFPRIALGIGVMCVFVMGMNHFVWRKLYAMAENRVPN, from the coding sequence ATGCAGACCAAGCCTTTTTACCCTTTGCAAGTGGTGGCTGCCAGCACCAATCGCTGGGACTGGGCCCTGCTGCCCCTGGTCCTGGTGCTGCTGGGCCTGCTGGCCTTCGGCGCCTCGCAGATGGCCCAGCCCTATGAGGTGGGCGAGCCGATTGCGCTGACGCTCGATCCCCGCTATCTGCCCTACTACCTGCTGCGCACCACGCTGCGCATGGCGCTGGCGATGATGGCCTCGCTGGTGTTTGCCTGCGCCTTTGCCGCGCTGGCGGCCAAGTACCGCGCTGCAGAGCGGGTCCTGGTGCCGCTGCTGGACATCCTGCAGTCCATCCCCATCCTGGGCTTTCTGTCCATCACCGTGGCCGGCTTCATTGCGCTGTTTCCGGGCAGCCTGCTGGGCGTGGAGTGCGCGGCCATCTTTGCCATCTTCACCTCGCAGGCCTGGAATATGGCTTTCAGCCTCTACCAGTCGATGCGCACCGTGCCGGCCGAGTTGAGCGAGGCCGCCCAGGTGTTCCAGCTCTCGGGCTGGCAGCGCTTCTGGCGCCTGGAGCTGCCCTTTGCCATGCCCAGCCTGCTGTGGAACATGATGATGAGCATGTCCGGTGGCTGGTTCTTCGTCGTCGCCTCCGAGGCCATTTCGGTCAGCAACCAGGACATCAAGCTGCCGGGCATCGGTTCCTACATCGCGATGGCCATCGAGGCCCGCGACCTGCACGCGGTCGGCTGGGCCATCGGCGGCATGCTGGTGGGCATTCTGCTGTACGACCAGCTGTTCTTCCGCCCGCTGCTGGCCTGGGCCGACAAGTTCCGCTTCGAGGACAGCGCCGGCGACACCGCACAAAGCTCCTGGCTGCTGACCTGGCTGCGCCGCACCGAGCGCGTCCAGCGCCTGGTCCTGCTGCCCGCCCGGGCCCTGCAGGCCAGCTTCGGCCTGTTCCGGCGCCGTTTCGACGGCACCTCGGTGCGTGCACGGCCGGCGCCGGCCAAGCCTCTGTGGAGCCGCGTCTGGGACGCGGTGCTGGCGGCGGCTGTGATGTTTGCCGTCTGGCGCCTGCTGATCTTTGTGCATGCCGAGGTCGGCTGGCGCGAGGTGGGCCATGTGTTCCTGCTCGGCCTCTACACCCTGGCGCGGGTGCTGGTGCTGATTGCGCTGGCCTCGCTGGTCTGGGTGCCGGTGGGGGTCTGGATAGGCCTCAATCCGCGCTGGTCGGGGCGGCTGCAGGCGCTGGCGCAGTTTCTGGCCGCCTTTCCGGCCAATCTGATGTTCCCGGTGGCGGTGTTCGGCATCGTGCACTGGAAGCTCGACCCGGACATCTGGCTGTCGCCGCTGATGGTGCTGGGTACGCAGTGGTATCTGCTGTTCAACGTCATCGCCGGCGCTTCGACCATTCCGACCGAGCTGCGCCTGGCGGCACAGAACCTCGGGCTCAAGGGCTGGCTGAAGTGGCGCCGCTACCTGCTGCCGGCGGTGTTTCCGAGTTTCGTGACCGGAGCGATCACGGCCAGCGGCGGCTCCTGGAACGCCAGCATCGTGGCCGAGTACGTGAGCTGGGGCAACACCAGTCTGCAGGCCCAGGGCCTGGGCAGCTACATCGCCCGCATGACGGCCAGCGGCGACTTCCCGCGCATCGCCCTGGGCATAGGCGTGATGTGCGTGTTCGTGATGGGCATGAATCACTTTGTCTGGCGCAAGCTGTATGCGATGGCCGAGAACAGGGTTCCGAATTAG
- the argH gene encoding argininosuccinate lyase, whose protein sequence is MSDNQLDKKSQAWSALFSEPMSDLVKRYTASVFFDQRLWRADISGSLAHAEMLAAQGILSAEDLASIERGMAQIREDIEAGRFEWKLDLEDVHLNIEARLTQLVGDAGKRLHTGRSRNDQVATDVRLWLRDEIDAIQGLLQALQLALVDVAEKNAEVILPGFTHLQVAQPVSFGHHLLAYVEMFSRDAERLADVRKRVNRLPLGAAALAGTSYPLDRERVARTLAMDGVCQNSLDAVSDRDFAIEFSAAASLVMIHISRLSEELILWMSQSFGFIDLADRFCTGSSIMPQKKNPDVPELARGKTGRVVGHLMGLITLMKGQPLAYNKDNQEDKEPLFDTVDTLKDTLRIFAELAGGITVKPEAMERAALKGYATATDLADYLTKKGLPFRDAHEVVAHAVKTAIAKGVDLSQLSLPELQAFNPAVEADVFEVLSLRGSLNARNILGGTAPAQVRAQIARHRARLNP, encoded by the coding sequence ATGTCCGACAACCAACTCGACAAGAAATCCCAAGCCTGGTCCGCACTGTTCTCGGAGCCGATGAGCGATCTGGTCAAGCGCTACACCGCCAGCGTCTTCTTCGACCAGCGCCTGTGGCGCGCCGACATCAGCGGCAGCCTGGCCCACGCCGAGATGCTGGCCGCCCAGGGCATCCTCAGCGCCGAGGACCTGGCCTCCATCGAGCGCGGCATGGCGCAGATCCGTGAAGACATCGAAGCCGGCCGTTTCGAATGGAAGCTGGACCTGGAGGACGTGCACCTGAACATCGAGGCGCGGCTGACCCAGCTGGTCGGCGACGCCGGCAAGCGCCTGCACACCGGCCGCTCGCGCAACGATCAGGTCGCCACCGATGTGCGGCTGTGGCTGCGCGACGAGATCGACGCCATCCAGGGCCTGCTGCAGGCCTTGCAGCTCGCCCTGGTGGACGTGGCCGAGAAGAACGCCGAGGTCATACTGCCCGGCTTCACCCATTTGCAGGTCGCCCAGCCGGTCAGCTTCGGCCACCATCTGCTGGCCTATGTCGAGATGTTCAGCCGTGACGCCGAGCGCCTGGCCGATGTGCGCAAGCGGGTCAACCGCCTGCCGCTGGGCGCCGCCGCCCTGGCCGGCACCAGCTATCCGCTGGACCGCGAGCGCGTGGCCCGCACCCTGGCCATGGACGGCGTCTGCCAGAACAGCCTGGACGCCGTCAGCGACCGCGATTTCGCGATCGAATTCAGCGCCGCCGCCAGCCTGGTGATGATCCATATCTCGCGCCTCAGCGAGGAGCTGATCCTGTGGATGAGCCAGAGCTTTGGCTTCATCGACCTGGCGGACCGCTTCTGCACCGGCTCATCGATCATGCCGCAGAAGAAGAACCCCGACGTGCCCGAGCTGGCCCGCGGCAAGACCGGCCGCGTGGTCGGCCATCTGATGGGCCTGATCACCCTGATGAAGGGCCAGCCCCTGGCCTACAACAAGGACAACCAGGAAGACAAGGAGCCGCTGTTCGACACGGTGGACACCTTGAAGGACACGCTGCGCATCTTTGCCGAGCTGGCCGGCGGCATCACCGTCAAGCCCGAGGCGATGGAGCGGGCGGCGCTGAAGGGCTATGCCACCGCCACCGACCTGGCCGACTACCTGACCAAGAAGGGCCTGCCCTTCCGCGATGCCCATGAGGTGGTGGCCCACGCGGTGAAGACGGCGATTGCCAAGGGCGTGGACCTGTCGCAGCTTTCCCTGCCCGAGCTGCAGGCCTTCAACCCGGCCGTCGAGGCCGATGTGTTCGAGGTGCTGTCGCTGCGCGGCTCGCTGAATGCCCGCAACATCCTCGGCGGCACGGCACCGGCCCAGGTGCGGGCTCAGATCGCCAGGCACCGGGCGCGGCTGAACCCCTGA
- a CDS encoding DUF4440 domain-containing protein, whose protein sequence is MKPAHFAAAAAALIVMMGLPAWAQPAAAPPALDRDPLTRQVAEAERAFAKTMAQRDHAAFAQFVSEDAVFFGRKVSHGRAEVARAWKPLFDGAQAPFSWAPDQVEVTAGGTLAHSSGPVYSPEGKLVSRFNSVWRLEAPGVWRVVFDRGEELPCDCAAKP, encoded by the coding sequence ATGAAGCCAGCCCACTTTGCCGCGGCAGCCGCGGCGCTGATCGTGATGATGGGCTTGCCGGCATGGGCCCAGCCAGCGGCCGCGCCGCCGGCGCTGGACCGCGATCCGCTGACCCGCCAGGTCGCCGAGGCCGAGCGCGCCTTCGCCAAGACCATGGCCCAGCGCGATCATGCTGCCTTCGCGCAGTTCGTGTCCGAGGACGCGGTGTTCTTCGGCCGCAAGGTCTCGCACGGCCGGGCCGAGGTGGCGCGGGCCTGGAAGCCGCTGTTCGACGGGGCTCAAGCGCCGTTTTCCTGGGCGCCGGACCAGGTCGAGGTGACGGCCGGCGGTACGCTGGCGCACAGCAGCGGCCCGGTCTACTCGCCCGAGGGCAAGCTGGTCTCGCGCTTCAACTCCGTCTGGCGGCTGGAGGCGCCCGGCGTCTGGCGGGTGGTGTTCGATCGCGGTGAAGAGCTGCCCTGCGATTGCGCGGCCAAGCCCTGA
- a CDS encoding DNA polymerase IV yields MAATLSSPPPTPGRLIAHLDMDAFYASVELLRYPDLKGQPVVIGGGRRHEPVLREDGSREYSRLRDYTGRGVTTTATYEARDLGVHSGMGLMKAAVRAPDAILLPMDFDAYRMHSRRFKAAVAELAPVIEDRGIDEIYIDLGDVPGARDAVGHDPLGGVRALAQEIKNNVRRATGLSCSIGITPNKLLSKIASELDKPDGLTILTLDDIPSRIWPMATRKINGIGPKAAAKLATLGIRTVGEVAAAEPAWLIEQFGRSFGAWLHEASHGRDERPVVTHSEPVSISRETTFERDLHARHDRAELGAIFTRLCVQLAGDLQRKGYLGRTVGIKLRFVGFRTVTRDLTLDLPVQDAEAIRAAAGACLKRVDLSQRLRLLGVRIGGLCRPGDVQASRRTPRAAKPVAELPPSPQNLTLF; encoded by the coding sequence ATGGCAGCAACGCTGAGCTCTCCACCCCCAACTCCAGGACGCCTGATCGCGCACCTGGACATGGACGCGTTCTACGCGTCGGTGGAGTTGCTGCGCTATCCCGATCTGAAGGGCCAGCCGGTGGTGATCGGCGGCGGCCGGCGCCATGAACCGGTGCTGCGCGAGGACGGCAGCCGCGAGTATTCCCGGCTGCGCGACTACACCGGCCGCGGCGTCACCACCACCGCCACCTACGAGGCCCGCGACCTGGGGGTGCACTCGGGCATGGGTTTGATGAAGGCGGCCGTGCGTGCCCCCGACGCCATCCTGCTGCCGATGGACTTCGACGCCTACCGCATGCACTCGCGCCGCTTCAAGGCCGCCGTGGCCGAGCTGGCGCCGGTGATCGAGGATCGCGGCATCGATGAGATCTACATCGACCTCGGCGACGTGCCCGGCGCCCGCGATGCTGTCGGCCACGACCCGCTGGGCGGCGTGCGCGCGCTGGCCCAGGAGATCAAGAACAATGTGCGGCGCGCCACCGGCCTGAGCTGCTCGATCGGCATCACACCCAACAAGCTGCTGTCCAAGATTGCCTCCGAGCTGGACAAGCCCGATGGGCTGACGATACTGACCCTGGACGACATCCCCTCCCGCATCTGGCCGATGGCCACACGCAAGATCAATGGCATAGGCCCCAAGGCCGCCGCCAAGCTGGCCACGCTGGGCATACGCACCGTCGGCGAGGTGGCGGCAGCCGAACCGGCCTGGCTGATCGAACAGTTCGGCCGCAGCTTCGGCGCCTGGCTGCACGAGGCCTCGCATGGCCGCGACGAGCGGCCGGTGGTGACGCACAGCGAGCCGGTGTCGATCAGCCGCGAGACCACCTTCGAGCGCGACCTGCATGCCAGGCATGACCGCGCCGAGCTGGGCGCGATCTTCACCCGGCTGTGCGTGCAGCTGGCCGGCGACCTGCAACGCAAGGGCTATCTGGGCCGCACCGTGGGCATCAAGCTGCGCTTCGTGGGCTTTCGCACCGTCACCCGTGATCTGACCCTGGATCTGCCGGTGCAGGACGCCGAGGCGATACGCGCCGCCGCCGGCGCCTGCCTGAAGCGGGTGGACCTGAGCCAGCGCCTGCGCCTGCTCGGCGTGCGCATCGGCGGCCTGTGCCGGCCTGGCGATGTGCAGGCCAGCCGGCGCACGCCGCGTGCAGCCAAGCCCGTGGCCGAGTTGCCGCCATCGCCACAGAATCTGACCTTGTTCTGA
- a CDS encoding LysR substrate-binding domain-containing protein, protein MPHTPSADTRFPSIEGLRAFEAAARLGSLERAAEALHIGASAVSKRISTLEELLGAALLDRTLKPLALTATGKEYLEQVRAALALLAATPLHRRSAQRLQRLRITAPPTFARQILVPALPGFTDAHPELELELLLSTPYLDEAGPAADLEIRNGEPAALAEPCQVLMQDWVTPMAAPALLQRLPALRRPADLALAPLLRTPLEPWTPWLRAAGLDWQEPSRGTRFVDLGLTLEAAVGGQGVALGRPSLAAPYLRSGALRRLFDLQVPAVKSYYLLTHQASPGAQQFAQWLGRHCAGLAEDSSASA, encoded by the coding sequence ATGCCCCACACGCCCTCTGCAGACACCCGCTTCCCGTCGATCGAAGGCCTGCGCGCCTTCGAGGCCGCCGCCCGCCTGGGCAGCCTGGAGCGCGCCGCCGAGGCCCTGCACATCGGCGCCAGCGCCGTCAGCAAACGCATCAGCACGCTCGAAGAACTGCTGGGCGCCGCCCTGCTGGATCGCACCCTCAAGCCGCTGGCGCTGACGGCCACCGGCAAGGAGTATCTGGAGCAGGTGCGCGCCGCCCTGGCCCTGCTGGCCGCCACGCCGCTGCACCGCCGCAGCGCCCAGCGTCTGCAGCGCCTGCGCATCACCGCGCCGCCGACCTTCGCCCGCCAGATCCTGGTGCCGGCCCTGCCCGGCTTCACCGACGCCCATCCCGAGCTGGAACTGGAACTCTTGCTGAGCACGCCCTATCTCGACGAGGCCGGCCCGGCCGCCGACCTGGAGATACGCAATGGCGAGCCCGCCGCCCTGGCTGAGCCGTGCCAGGTCTTGATGCAGGACTGGGTCACGCCTATGGCCGCACCGGCCCTGCTGCAGCGCCTGCCCGCGCTGCGCCGACCGGCCGATCTGGCGCTGGCGCCGCTACTGCGCACGCCGCTGGAGCCCTGGACCCCCTGGCTGCGCGCCGCCGGCCTGGACTGGCAAGAGCCGTCCCGGGGCACCCGCTTCGTCGATCTGGGCCTGACGCTGGAGGCGGCCGTCGGTGGCCAGGGCGTGGCCCTGGGCCGGCCCAGCCTGGCCGCGCCCTATCTGCGCAGCGGCGCGCTGCGGCGGCTGTTCGATCTGCAAGTGCCTGCCGTCAAGTCCTACTACCTGCTGACGCACCAGGCCAGCCCCGGCGCGCAACAGTTCGCGCAGTGGCTGGGCCGGCACTGTGCGGGCCTGGCTGAGGATTCTTCAGCCAGCGCCTGA
- a CDS encoding alpha-hydroxy acid oxidase: protein MPVITCIEDLRVLAKQRVPRMFYDYADAGSWTEGTYRANESDFQAIKLRQRVAVNMENRSTRTTMVGQPVAMPVAIAPTGLTGMQHADGEILAARAAKAFGVPFTLSTMSICSIEDVAEATQAPFWFQLYVMRDRDFIERLIDRAKAANCSALQLTLDLQILGQRHKDIKNGLSTPPKPTLANILNLMTKPRWCLGMAGTKRRSFGNIVGHAKGVGDLSSLSAWTAEQFDPGLSWADVEWIKKRWGGKLILKGIMDAEDARLAVDSGADALIVSNHGGRQLDGAPSSIQALPSIAEAVGKDIEVWMDGGIRSGQDVLKAWALGARGTLIGRSFLYGLGAMGEAGVTRCLEIIHKELDLTMAFCGHTQIQNVGRDILLPGTLPRAL from the coding sequence ATGCCCGTGATCACCTGCATCGAAGACCTGCGCGTCCTGGCCAAGCAGCGCGTGCCGCGCATGTTTTACGACTATGCCGACGCCGGCTCCTGGACCGAGGGCACCTACCGTGCCAACGAGAGCGACTTTCAGGCCATCAAGCTGCGCCAGCGTGTGGCCGTGAACATGGAGAACCGCAGCACGCGCACCACCATGGTCGGCCAGCCGGTGGCCATGCCGGTGGCCATCGCCCCGACCGGGCTGACCGGCATGCAGCATGCCGACGGCGAGATCCTCGCCGCCCGTGCGGCCAAGGCCTTTGGCGTGCCGTTCACGCTGTCGACGATGAGCATCTGCTCGATCGAGGACGTGGCCGAGGCGACGCAAGCACCGTTCTGGTTCCAGCTCTATGTGATGCGCGACCGCGACTTCATCGAGCGCCTGATCGACCGGGCCAAGGCCGCCAACTGCTCGGCCCTGCAGCTGACCCTGGACCTGCAAATCCTCGGCCAGCGCCACAAGGACATCAAGAACGGCCTGTCCACGCCGCCCAAACCGACACTGGCCAACATCCTCAACCTGATGACCAAGCCGCGCTGGTGCCTGGGCATGGCGGGCACGAAGCGCCGCAGCTTCGGCAATATCGTCGGCCATGCCAAGGGCGTCGGCGATCTGTCATCGCTGTCGGCCTGGACGGCCGAGCAGTTCGACCCGGGTCTGAGCTGGGCCGATGTCGAGTGGATCAAGAAGCGCTGGGGCGGCAAGCTGATACTGAAGGGCATCATGGACGCCGAGGATGCCCGCCTGGCCGTCGACAGCGGGGCCGATGCGCTGATCGTCTCCAACCATGGCGGCCGCCAGCTGGATGGTGCGCCCTCATCGATACAGGCCCTGCCCTCGATTGCCGAGGCCGTGGGCAAGGATATCGAGGTCTGGATGGACGGCGGCATACGCTCGGGCCAGGACGTGCTCAAGGCCTGGGCCCTGGGCGCCCGCGGCACCTTGATAGGCCGCAGCTTCCTCTACGGCCTGGGCGCAATGGGCGAGGCGGGCGTGACCCGCTGCCTGGAGATCATCCACAAGGAGCTGGACCTAACCATGGCCTTTTGCGGCCATACGCAGATCCAGAATGTGGGGCGGGACATTCTGCTGCCTGGGACGCTGCCCCGGGCGCTCTGA